In Denitratisoma sp. DHT3, one DNA window encodes the following:
- a CDS encoding restriction endonuclease subunit S has protein sequence MSRIDALIAELCPEGVEFKRLGDIARIKNGKDHKTLDDGDIPVYGSGGIMRYVDTYAYDKPSVLIPRKGSLGNLFYVDVPFWNVDTIFYTEIDKSRALPKFLYYFLTTIGLGEMNQAGGVPSQTQSVLNELKIPIPPLKIQREIVKVLDTFTKLETELEAELEARRRQYQYYRDALLTFDETSCASEASASKQASKQASKQASKQASKQASKQASKQASKQASKQAKYGGRRWVTLQPSFVARHHGLFNRSSRMPRTACRGSRSVTLPQAASTSPIPQSA, from the coding sequence ATGAGCCGCATCGATGCCCTGATCGCGGAGCTTTGCCCGGAGGGAGTGGAGTTCAAGCGTCTCGGGGACATTGCACGTATCAAGAACGGCAAGGATCACAAGACGCTCGATGACGGAGACATTCCTGTATACGGCTCTGGCGGAATCATGAGGTACGTCGACACCTACGCCTATGACAAACCATCAGTTTTGATTCCCAGAAAAGGCTCCCTTGGAAACCTGTTCTACGTCGACGTCCCATTTTGGAATGTCGACACCATCTTCTATACAGAGATCGACAAATCACGAGCGCTGCCGAAATTCCTCTACTACTTTTTGACCACTATTGGCCTTGGTGAGATGAACCAAGCTGGGGGAGTACCAAGTCAAACTCAGTCAGTTCTGAACGAATTGAAAATCCCCATCCCGCCGCTCAAAATCCAACGCGAAATCGTGAAAGTGCTCGACACTTTCACCAAATTGGAGACAGAACTGGAGGCAGAACTGGAGGCACGTCGACGACAGTACCAGTACTACCGCGACGCGCTGCTCACCTTCGATGAAACTTCTTGCGCGAGCGAAGCGAGCGCAAGCAAGCAAGCAAGCAAGCAAGCAAGCAAGCAAGCAAGCAAGCAAGCAAGCAAGCAAGCAAGCAAGCAAGCAAGCAAGCAAGCAAGCAAGCAAGCAAGCAAGCAAGCAAAATATGGTGGACGACGTTGGGTGACGTTGCAACCATCGTTCGTGGCGCGTCACCACGGCCTATTCAATCGTTCCTCACGGATGCCGAGGACGGCGTGCCGTGGATCAAGATCGGTGACATTGCCGCAGGCGGCAAGTACATCACCGATACCGCAGAGTGCGTAA
- a CDS encoding AraC family transcriptional regulator — translation MTHAVPGIKGFPLGAATRLRCDDPMLAERTVSNLIEPRRLVTCGGRRPADIRISHVAMDLGHLFGVAHGAAVTATSGPIGSYQVMVPLRGSLVGHTRHGEIAVAPGSALVYSPRDCLDTYWSEECISVVLSIPGERLRALARDAFPGLEAGPLPLRPRMALGTGCGRSFANALGVICQESVDPESAFSRGMTTRSIEQTLLLSLLTAQAESAAPRQLGGGANGTQCHAYLARALALIDARCDEDIGIADLVRAAGVSLRTLQYGFMERFGIGPATYLKQARLRRVHDALRAADPARCNVGDVAARWGFYHGSVFARAYRKLFGELPSQTLARGR, via the coding sequence ATGACGCACGCTGTTCCGGGTATCAAGGGCTTTCCGCTGGGAGCCGCGACGCGTTTGCGTTGCGACGATCCCATGCTTGCCGAGCGGACGGTGAGCAACCTGATCGAGCCGCGCCGGCTGGTCACCTGCGGCGGCCGCCGGCCGGCCGACATCCGCATCAGCCACGTGGCGATGGATCTCGGCCATCTGTTCGGCGTCGCCCACGGCGCCGCCGTGACCGCGACCTCCGGCCCGATCGGTTCCTACCAGGTGATGGTGCCGCTGCGCGGCAGCCTGGTGGGCCATACCCGCCACGGCGAGATCGCCGTCGCGCCGGGCAGCGCCCTGGTGTATTCCCCGCGCGACTGTCTGGACACCTATTGGAGCGAGGAATGCATCAGCGTGGTGCTGTCGATTCCGGGGGAGCGGCTGCGGGCGCTGGCGCGGGACGCCTTTCCCGGCCTGGAGGCGGGGCCATTGCCGCTGCGTCCGCGGATGGCGCTGGGCACCGGCTGCGGCCGCAGCTTCGCCAACGCGCTCGGCGTCATCTGCCAGGAGAGCGTCGATCCCGAATCGGCCTTCAGCCGCGGCATGACCACCCGCTCCATCGAACAGACGCTGCTGCTGTCGCTGCTGACGGCGCAGGCGGAAAGCGCCGCCCCCCGCCAGCTGGGCGGCGGCGCCAACGGCACCCAGTGCCATGCCTACCTGGCGCGGGCGCTGGCCTTGATCGACGCCCGCTGCGACGAGGACATCGGCATCGCCGACCTGGTGCGGGCGGCGGGGGTTTCGCTGCGCACGTTGCAGTACGGCTTCATGGAACGGTTCGGCATCGGGCCCGCCACCTATCTCAAGCAGGCGCGCCTGCGCCGCGTCCACGACGCGCTGCGTGCCGCCGATCCGGCGCGCTGCAACGTCGGCGACGTCGCCGCGCGCTGGGGGTTCTACCACGGCAGCGTCTTCGCCCGCGCCTACCGCAAACTGTTCGGGGAACTGCCCTCCCAGACGCTGGCGCGCGGGCGTTAG
- a CDS encoding SlyX family protein: protein MDTAQEHRLTELEIKAGFAEDLLEALNQTVFRQQQQIEQLQREVRALRQQLQESMPAESRSLRDEIPPHY, encoded by the coding sequence ATGGACACGGCGCAGGAGCATCGCCTGACCGAACTGGAGATCAAGGCCGGCTTTGCCGAGGACCTGCTGGAGGCTCTGAATCAGACCGTGTTCCGGCAACAGCAGCAGATCGAGCAATTGCAGCGCGAGGTGCGCGCGCTGCGCCAGCAGTTGCAGGAATCGATGCCCGCCGAATCCCGCAGCCTGCGCGACGAGATCCCGCCGCACTATTGA
- a CDS encoding phosphate-starvation-inducible protein PsiE, with product MDTRTEGFKQVRGFFTLGLSAVEYVGLLVVGFATSYSMFQETQTMVAAGRVGLSDLLLMFLYLEVLAMIGQYFRAGQLPVRFPLYIAMVALARYLILDLKEMSETRMLAIAMAILLLTVAVLVIRYGHLRYPYLEEAERAGRPEPAAPLPGTTPPPA from the coding sequence ATGGATACCAGAACCGAGGGTTTCAAACAGGTGCGCGGATTCTTCACCCTGGGTCTCAGCGCCGTGGAATACGTCGGCCTGCTGGTGGTCGGCTTCGCCACCAGCTACTCGATGTTCCAGGAGACCCAGACCATGGTCGCGGCCGGCCGGGTGGGGCTCTCCGACCTGCTGTTGATGTTCCTCTATCTGGAGGTGCTGGCCATGATCGGCCAGTACTTCCGGGCCGGGCAGCTCCCGGTCCGCTTTCCGCTCTACATCGCGATGGTCGCCCTGGCCCGCTACCTGATCCTCGACCTCAAGGAGATGAGCGAGACGCGGATGTTGGCGATCGCCATGGCGATCCTGCTGCTGACCGTGGCCGTGCTGGTGATCCGCTACGGCCATCTCCGCTACCCCTACTTGGAGGAGGCGGAACGGGCCGGGCGTCCCGAGCCCGCCGCCCCGTTACCGGGCACGACTCCGCCGCCGGCCTGA
- a CDS encoding type I restriction endonuclease subunit R has protein sequence MSENLKSCRYEPIALSNESTVVAEFVRPNEVREERYQSEVELERDFIERLRVQAYEYLHIASEAELVANLRRQLEALNKIAFSDAEWQAFFGEKIAGANDGIVEKTVRIQEDHVQVLKRDDGSTKNIYLIDKQSIHNNRLQVINQYEVEGRRANRYDVTVLVNGLPMVHVELKRRGVDIREAFNQIDRYQRDSFWADSGLFEYVQLFVISNGTLTKYYSNTVRDGHLAEQSPAKRRRKKTSNSFSFTSWWADARNRPITELADFTKTFFAKHTLLNVLTRYCVFDVDRKLLVMRPYQIVAAERILQRIATATNHRQLGTVSAGGYVWHTTGSGKTLTSFKAAQLARGLPEIDKVLFVVDRKDLDYQTMREYERFEKGAANSNTSTAVLQRQLEDANARIIITTIQKLSRFVAKNRKHPVYDAHVVVIFDECHRSQFGDMHQEITRVFKRYHLFGFTGTPIFADNAGTGGNPRLRTTEQAFGDKLHTYTIIDAINDKNVLPFRIDYINTIKTSPSIKDKQVSAIDTERALLAPERVAQIVGYIREHFDQKTRRDASYRVGGKRLSGFNSLFATASIDAAKRYYTEFANQQKDVPPAKRLKIGLIYSFAANEEEPDGLLGDEEFETEGLDQGSRDFLDAAIKDYNALFATSYDTSADKFQNYYKDLSQRLKNRELDLVIVVNMFLTGFDATTLNTLWVDKNLRAHGLIQAYSRTNRILNSVKTYGNIVSFRDLEQETNDALALFGNKDAKGIVLLKPYAEYYEEYQKRIEELITSFPLGKAIIGEAAQKAFIKLFGSILRLKNILTSFDDFAGNEILSERDFQDYQSLYLNLYAEFRSMSDVDKESINDDVVFEIELIKQVEISVDYILMLVEKYLKAKGSGQDREIRATIERAINASPSLRNKKDLIEQFVDSVSTKAKVDAQWQAFVTTRKAEELERIIADEGLNADETRAFIDNAFHDGVIPVTGTAITKILPPVSRFTRNNNHSAKKQVVLDKLAAFFERYFGLA, from the coding sequence ATGAGCGAAAACCTCAAGTCTTGCCGCTACGAACCGATTGCGCTTTCCAACGAAAGCACAGTCGTCGCCGAATTCGTGCGCCCGAACGAGGTGCGCGAGGAACGCTACCAGTCCGAGGTCGAGCTTGAGCGCGACTTCATCGAGCGCTTGCGGGTGCAGGCTTATGAATACCTGCACATCGCCAGCGAGGCGGAACTGGTCGCCAACCTGCGCCGCCAGTTGGAGGCGCTGAACAAGATCGCGTTTTCTGATGCCGAATGGCAAGCCTTCTTCGGCGAGAAGATCGCCGGGGCCAACGACGGCATCGTCGAGAAAACCGTGCGCATCCAGGAAGACCACGTGCAGGTGCTCAAGCGCGACGATGGCAGCACCAAGAATATCTACCTAATCGATAAACAGAGCATTCACAACAACCGCCTACAGGTCATCAACCAGTACGAAGTAGAAGGCAGGCGCGCCAATCGCTACGACGTGACCGTGCTGGTCAACGGCCTGCCGATGGTGCATGTCGAACTCAAGCGCCGGGGCGTGGATATCCGCGAGGCGTTCAACCAGATCGACCGCTACCAGCGCGACAGCTTCTGGGCCGACTCCGGCCTGTTCGAGTATGTGCAGTTGTTCGTCATCAGCAACGGCACGCTGACCAAGTATTACAGCAACACCGTGCGCGACGGCCATCTTGCCGAACAGTCGCCAGCCAAACGCCGCCGCAAGAAAACCTCCAACAGCTTTTCCTTCACTTCGTGGTGGGCCGATGCGAGGAACCGACCGATCACCGAGCTGGCCGACTTCACCAAGACCTTCTTCGCCAAGCACACGCTGCTGAATGTCCTCACCCGGTATTGCGTGTTCGACGTGGATCGCAAGCTGCTGGTAATGCGGCCTTACCAGATCGTCGCCGCCGAACGCATCCTGCAACGCATCGCCACCGCCACCAATCACCGTCAGCTTGGCACCGTTTCGGCGGGCGGCTACGTCTGGCACACCACCGGCAGCGGCAAGACGCTGACCAGTTTCAAGGCTGCGCAACTGGCGCGCGGGCTGCCGGAAATCGACAAGGTGCTGTTCGTGGTGGATCGCAAGGATCTGGATTACCAGACCATGCGCGAGTACGAACGCTTCGAGAAGGGCGCGGCCAATTCCAACACTTCGACGGCGGTGCTGCAAAGGCAACTGGAAGATGCGAACGCCCGCATCATCATCACCACCATCCAGAAGTTGAGCCGCTTCGTCGCCAAGAACAGGAAGCACCCGGTCTACGACGCGCATGTGGTGGTGATCTTCGACGAGTGCCACCGCAGCCAGTTCGGCGACATGCATCAGGAGATTACCCGCGTCTTCAAACGCTACCACCTGTTCGGCTTCACCGGCACGCCGATCTTCGCCGACAACGCGGGCACGGGCGGCAACCCCAGGCTGCGCACCACAGAACAGGCCTTCGGCGACAAGCTGCACACCTACACCATCATCGATGCGATCAACGACAAGAACGTGCTGCCATTCCGCATCGACTATATCAACACGATCAAGACATCACCGAGTATCAAGGACAAACAGGTGTCGGCCATCGATACCGAGCGGGCGCTGCTGGCGCCGGAACGCGTTGCGCAGATCGTCGGCTATATCCGCGAGCACTTCGACCAGAAGACCAGGCGCGACGCCAGCTATCGGGTGGGCGGCAAGCGGCTCAGTGGTTTCAATTCGCTGTTCGCCACGGCCTCCATCGACGCCGCCAAACGCTACTACACGGAATTCGCCAATCAGCAGAAGGACGTTCCGCCCGCAAAGCGGCTGAAGATCGGCCTGATCTACAGCTTCGCTGCCAACGAGGAGGAACCCGACGGGCTGCTGGGCGACGAGGAGTTCGAGACCGAAGGGCTGGATCAGGGCTCGCGCGATTTTCTGGACGCGGCCATCAAGGACTACAACGCCCTGTTCGCCACCAGCTACGACACCTCCGCAGACAAGTTCCAAAACTACTACAAGGATTTGTCGCAGCGGCTGAAGAACCGCGAGCTTGACCTCGTGATCGTGGTCAACATGTTCCTGACCGGCTTCGACGCCACCACCCTGAATACACTGTGGGTGGACAAGAACCTGCGCGCGCACGGACTGATCCAGGCGTATTCGCGCACCAACCGCATCCTCAATTCGGTCAAGACCTACGGCAACATCGTTTCCTTCCGCGATCTGGAGCAGGAGACCAACGACGCCCTGGCGCTGTTCGGCAACAAGGACGCCAAGGGCATCGTGTTGCTCAAGCCTTACGCCGAGTACTACGAGGAATATCAAAAGCGGATCGAGGAACTCATCACCAGTTTCCCGCTCGGCAAGGCGATCATCGGTGAAGCGGCACAGAAGGCGTTCATCAAACTCTTCGGTTCGATCCTGCGGCTGAAAAACATCCTTACGTCCTTCGACGATTTTGCCGGCAACGAAATTCTCAGCGAGCGCGATTTCCAGGATTACCAGAGCCTGTATCTGAATCTCTATGCCGAATTCCGCAGCATGTCAGATGTGGATAAGGAATCGATCAACGACGACGTGGTGTTCGAGATCGAGTTGATCAAGCAGGTCGAAATCAGCGTCGATTACATCCTGATGCTGGTCGAGAAATACCTGAAAGCCAAGGGCAGCGGACAGGACAGGGAAATCCGCGCCACCATCGAACGCGCGATCAACGCCAGCCCCAGCTTGCGCAACAAGAAAGACCTTATCGAACAGTTCGTGGACTCCGTCTCTACGAAGGCCAAGGTGGATGCGCAATGGCAGGCTTTCGTAACAACCAGAAAGGCCGAAGAGCTGGAACGAATAATCGCCGATGAGGGGCTCAATGCCGATGAAACGAGAGCATTCATCGACAATGCATTCCACGATGGGGTGATTCCGGTGACCGGCACTGCCATCACGAAAATACTGCCACCTGTTTCAAGGTTTACCAGAAACAACAACCATTCGGCGAAGAAGCAGGTGGTGCTGGACAAGCTTGCTGCATTCTTCGAGCGGTATTTCGGGCTGGCCTGA
- a CDS encoding TIGR03862 family flavoprotein — MTADAVSSSRVAIVGGGPAGLMAAEGLAAAGLRVDLYDAMPSVGRKFLMAGKGGLNLTHAEAAPDFLARYGARSGQVAPWLAAFGPDALREWARELGTETFVGSSGRVFPVDMKAAPLLRAWLHRLRRAGVGFHMRHRWLGWVESRLCFATPQGERQVEADAVVLALGGGSWRQLGSDGAWVPLLARRGVDIAPLLPANCGFDVVWSEHFRERFAGQPVKSVTATFIDREGICHQRSGEFVVTATGVEGSLIYALSAPLRDALEAGGTALLRLDLAPGKSLERIEAEVSHPRGARSMASHLQSKAGIAGVKAGLLRECTVRETYADPVRLAAAIKDLHLVLQRPRPLDEAISSAGGVRFEALTPGLMLRALPGVFCAGEMLDWEAPTGGYLLTACFASGRAAAAGVVDYLRRPATRTGGMPEE; from the coding sequence ATGACCGCCGATGCCGTGTCCTCATCCCGCGTCGCCATCGTCGGCGGCGGCCCCGCCGGCCTGATGGCCGCCGAGGGATTGGCGGCGGCCGGTCTGCGGGTCGATCTCTACGATGCGATGCCCTCGGTGGGGCGCAAGTTCCTGATGGCGGGAAAGGGCGGACTCAACCTGACCCACGCCGAGGCGGCGCCGGATTTCCTCGCCCGCTACGGTGCCCGTAGCGGCCAGGTCGCGCCCTGGCTGGCGGCCTTCGGTCCCGACGCCCTGCGCGAATGGGCGCGGGAGCTGGGGACCGAGACTTTCGTCGGCTCCTCGGGGCGGGTCTTCCCGGTCGACATGAAGGCCGCGCCGCTGTTGCGGGCCTGGCTGCACCGGCTGCGCCGGGCCGGAGTCGGCTTCCACATGCGCCATCGCTGGCTGGGCTGGGTGGAGAGCCGCCTGTGCTTCGCCACGCCCCAGGGCGAGCGGCAGGTCGAGGCCGACGCGGTGGTGCTGGCGCTGGGCGGCGGCAGCTGGCGCCAACTGGGTTCCGATGGTGCCTGGGTGCCGCTGCTGGCGCGGCGGGGCGTCGATATCGCGCCGCTGCTGCCCGCCAACTGCGGCTTCGACGTGGTCTGGAGCGAGCATTTCCGCGAGCGCTTCGCCGGGCAGCCGGTGAAGTCGGTGACGGCGACCTTCATCGACCGCGAGGGCATCTGCCACCAGCGCAGCGGCGAGTTCGTCGTCACGGCCACCGGCGTGGAAGGCAGCCTGATCTACGCGCTTTCGGCACCGCTGCGCGATGCGCTGGAGGCGGGCGGCACGGCGCTGCTGCGGCTGGACCTGGCACCGGGCAAGTCGCTGGAACGGATCGAGGCCGAAGTCTCCCATCCGCGCGGCGCCCGCTCGATGGCCAGCCATCTGCAGAGCAAGGCCGGCATCGCCGGTGTCAAGGCGGGCCTGCTGCGGGAATGCACGGTGCGGGAGACCTACGCCGATCCCGTCCGCCTGGCGGCGGCCATCAAGGATCTGCATCTGGTGCTGCAACGGCCGCGCCCGCTGGACGAAGCGATCAGCAGCGCCGGCGGGGTGCGCTTCGAGGCGCTGACGCCTGGGCTAATGCTGCGCGCGCTGCCCGGCGTTTTCTGCGCCGGCGAGATGCTGGACTGGGAGGCGCCCACCGGCGGCTACCTGCTGACCGCCTGTTTCGCCAGCGGCCGCGCCGCGGCGGCGGGGGTGGTCGATTATCTGCGCCGGCCGGCCACCCGGACCGGCGGCATGCCCGAGGAGTGA
- a CDS encoding YaeQ family protein: MALKSTVFKAALNIADMDRNYYAEHGLTLARHPSETDERMMVRLLAFVLAADERLEFGRGISADDEPALWLKEYSGEVRLWIEVGQPDERLLRRASSRAAEVMVLAYGGRAMDAWWAKEGDAIGRLSNVRVLAVDDETCAGLAALTRRTMELQCTIQDGHVWLTDGERTVAVEPRWLTPRP; encoded by the coding sequence ATGGCGCTCAAATCCACCGTTTTCAAGGCCGCGCTGAACATCGCGGACATGGACCGCAACTACTATGCCGAGCACGGACTGACCCTGGCGCGGCATCCGTCCGAGACCGACGAGCGGATGATGGTGCGCCTGCTGGCCTTCGTCCTGGCGGCCGATGAACGGCTGGAGTTCGGCCGCGGTATTTCCGCCGACGACGAGCCGGCGCTCTGGCTGAAGGAATATTCCGGCGAGGTGCGGCTCTGGATCGAGGTCGGCCAGCCCGACGAGCGCCTGCTGCGGCGCGCCTCGTCGCGGGCGGCCGAGGTGATGGTGCTGGCCTACGGCGGACGTGCGATGGATGCCTGGTGGGCCAAGGAAGGAGACGCCATCGGCCGCTTGTCCAATGTGCGGGTGCTGGCCGTAGACGACGAGACCTGCGCCGGGCTGGCGGCGCTGACCCGGCGCACCATGGAGTTGCAATGCACGATCCAGGACGGCCACGTCTGGCTGACCGACGGCGAGCGCACCGTCGCCGTCGAACCGCGCTGGCTGACGCCCCGGCCATGA
- a CDS encoding restriction endonuclease subunit S, whose translation MQSFLTDAEDGVPWIKIGDIAAGGKYITDTAECVTEAGAAKSRRVYPGDFVLSNSMSFGRPYISKIEGCIHDGWLSISGFNATFVPDFLYHLLRSTPVQAEFARRAGAGTVQNLNADVVKSVLVPVPSLDEQKYIVAILDKFDALVNDISIGLPAEIKARRQQYEHYRDRLLTFREAA comes from the coding sequence ATTCAATCGTTCCTCACGGATGCCGAGGACGGCGTGCCGTGGATCAAGATCGGTGACATTGCCGCAGGCGGCAAGTACATCACCGATACCGCAGAGTGCGTAACGGAAGCTGGCGCGGCAAAGTCAAGACGGGTTTATCCTGGCGACTTCGTACTGTCCAACTCGATGAGTTTTGGACGGCCTTATATCTCTAAAATTGAAGGCTGCATCCACGACGGTTGGCTTTCCATAAGTGGTTTCAATGCCACGTTCGTACCGGATTTCCTGTATCACCTTCTTCGATCAACCCCTGTACAAGCCGAGTTTGCAAGACGGGCCGGGGCAGGAACGGTTCAGAACCTTAATGCTGATGTCGTGAAATCAGTTTTGGTTCCGGTGCCGTCATTGGATGAACAGAAGTACATCGTCGCCATCCTCGACAAGTTCGACGCATTGGTGAACGACATCTCCATCGGTCTGCCCGCCGAGATCAAGGCGCGCCGCCAGCAATACGAACACTATCGCGACCGTCTGCTCACCTTTCGGGAGGCGGCATGA